The genomic interval CTCCTTCCAGCATGATCCTGTTGATATTGAAATGCTGTTGAAGTTTGGTGAGAATGAGGGACAGATCAACTATAGTTGCACCGCCAAACAGGTAAGAAATACCTTTCGACTGCAGATATCCCAGGTATGCGGGGGCTACCTGCTCTGTCAGTACAACAATCAGCCGGTCGCCATCCAGATCATTGGAGTCCCATCCGAGTTTACCGGCCGCATCGAGAGCTATTGCATATGACCCTGCTGCAGCATCGGCGATGAAATCTTTTTTATCCTGTATCTTTTCAAAGCCTGATAAGTCGGGCAGTTCTGCTGCAAAATGTTGCTCCATTGTCACTCTTCCGCAGAACCAGGCATTTGCCTGCTCATGTTTTCCTCCTGTCTGTTCATACAATTCAACTCCTTTGAACGGCTTCCAGTTTTCTGTAATGATCCTGCCGTCAATTGAACAAAGCATGTGACAAATAACGTATGGTTTCATATTACTCAGTGTTGCTTGTCGCAAAGATGGGACAAATTGACGAACAGGATCTAATGAAAAACAAAGTATAACTTACTAATTTCAAAGATAGCAACCTATTCAGCACTCTTCACCATGTGTTTCGTTGTCCTGGTTCCGTTAATATCTATCTGAATAAGATACACGCCCGGACGCAATTGCGCAGTGCTGATCTCCTGCCCCGGATAAACCAGCCTGGCTGGTGTAACTTGTCGCCCCAATGCATCATAGATAATAATCATCGCCTGTTTTGCATTAAACTTCAGCCTGACATGCGTGGCAGCAGGATTGGGATAAAGCACAACCTCTTTTCCTGCAATTGTTTGTTCACGGGTAGTAGCCAGGCTCCTATTCACAAGCGTCAACGGCGTTGCATATAACTGGTTTTTCGGGATAATCTCCTTACCCTGTGAAGCACTGGACCACGATAGTTTACAGTTGGCCCCGCCATTGTTTTCGAAATATTCCAGTTTGATATCGTACTGCTGGCCCGCTGTTAATGTGATGTTGCCTGAGTATTCAATATCCCAGTCATCCAGCCATTTGTCGATGATCAGCTGATTGTTCACCCATAAGCGCCTGCCATTGTCGCTCGTGATGTAAAAGGTATACTGGCCTGAATATCTCGGTTCTACTTTGCCTGTCCAGCGCACCGTATAAGCGTTGGTGTTAACACCCGTGCCCGGTGAGCCTTCGCCCCAGTCAAAATTGATGGTTGGGTCAAGGCGTGAGAAGATAAACGTTTCGAAGTTCATACCGTTATAGTAATTGCCCGTAAGACCATTACCATTGCCAACAGGGGGAACTGACAGTAACTGCCATCTGGCTGAAAGCTGGCCCGTACCG from Chitinophaga filiformis carries:
- a CDS encoding RibD family protein, whose translation is MKPYVICHMLCSIDGRIITENWKPFKGVELYEQTGGKHEQANAWFCGRVTMEQHFAAELPDLSGFEKIQDKKDFIADAAAGSYAIALDAAGKLGWDSNDLDGDRLIVVLTEQVAPAYLGYLQSKGISYLFGGATIVDLSLILTKLQQHFNINRIMLEGGGGVNGSFHAAGLIDEFSILYYPVADGTNTATFNDTGLATIESIPYKHLKLVHLQQMTDDVVWMKYKVLK